In Chelmon rostratus isolate fCheRos1 chromosome 20, fCheRos1.pri, whole genome shotgun sequence, a single window of DNA contains:
- the LOC121623750 gene encoding kinesin-1 heavy chain-like — protein MTDAAETCIKVVCRFRPLNSSEVARGDKYIPKFQGDDCVQIAGKPYYFDRVFQSNTTQEQFYNAVAQKIVRDVLEGYNGTIFAYGQTSSGKTHTMEGKLHDPEMMGVIPRIVQDIFNYIYSMDQNLEFHIKVSYFEVYLDKIRDLLDVTKTNLSVHEDKNRVPYVKGCTERFVCSPTEVMDTIEDGKNNRSVAVTNMNEHSSRSHSIFLINIKQENTQTGHKLTGKLYLVDLAGSEKVGKTGAEGTVLDEAKMINKSLSSLGIVIAALAEGSSYVPYRDSKMTRILQDSLGGNCRTTMVICCSPSSFNDAETRTTLQFGQRAKTVKNTVCLNVELTAEQWKSKWEKEKEKNKTLKNTVTWLETELNRWRSGESVPAEEQFDKEKAKAEVQALDTALNNDKTQPQPALSTLPGAKLTDAEKQKCEAEMAKLYKELDDKDDEINQQSQLVEELKQQMLDQEELLSSSRRDHDTLQTELNRLLAENEASKEEVKEVLQALEELAVNYDQKSQEVEDKAKEFEALSEELNEKSSSLASIDSELQKLKEMTNHQKKRVTEMMSSLLKDLAEIGIAVGSNDIKQQESSGLIDEEFTVARLYISKMKSEVKTMVKRSKQLESTQAERSQKMEEMEVELTACQLRISQYEAKIKSLTDSLQNVEQKKRQLEENVDSLNEEIVRINAQGKVNTMEKENEVQSATEVKDAVEKQIQSHRGIHQKQISSLRDELDTKEKLITELQDLNQKIMLEQERLRAEHEKLKAADQEKSRQLQELTVQQDRREQARQDLKGLEETVARELQTLHNLRRLFVQDLATRLKKKGQGDSEDNEGSTAQKQKICFLENNLTELSKVHKQLLRDNADLRGEIPKMEKRLRATAERVKALETALKEAKENAARDRNRYEQEMERIKDAVKPKNMGRRASAQIAKPIRPGQLPGASPMNSHRSNLIQNNQPMSIKGGGNSSS, from the exons ATGACGGACGCGGCGGAGACCTGCATCAAGGTGGTGTGCCGTTTCAGGCCGCTGAACAGCTCGGAGGTGGCCCGGGGAGACAAGTACATCCCGAAGTTCCAAGGAGATGACTGTGTGCAGATTGCG GGGAAACCGTACTACTTTGACCGTGTGTTCCAGTCCAATACAACTCAGGAGCAGTTCTACAACGCTGTGGCTCAGAAGATTGTCAGAG ATGTTCTGGAGGGCTACAATGGGACTATATTCGCCTATGGGCAGACATCATCCGGCAAAACACACACTATGGAG GGAAAACTCCATGACCCAGAAATGATGGGTGTCATCCCCAGAATTGTCCAAGACATCTTCAACTACATTTATTCCATGGATCAGAACCTGGAGTTTCATATCAAA GTTTCGTATTTTGAAGTCTATTTGGACAAAATCAGGGACTTGTTGGATG TTACAAAGACCAACCTCTCTGTGCACGAGGACAAGAACAGAGTGCCGTATGTCAAG GGGTGTACCGAGCGGTTTGTGTGCAGCCCCACCGAGGTCATGGACACCATAGAGGACGGCAAAAACAACCGAAGCGTGGCTGTCACAA acatgAACGAGCACAGCTCCAGGAGTCACAGCATCTTCCTCATCAACatcaagcaggaaaacactcaGACTGGACATAAACTTACCGGCAAGCTCTACCTCGTCGATCTGGCTGGGAGTGAGAAG GTGGGGAAAACTGGAGCAGAGGGCACAGTGCTGGATGAGGCCAAGATGATCAACAAATCCCTGTCTTCACTGGGGATCGTCATTGCGGCTCTGGCAGAGGGCTCG AGCTATGTGCCATACAGAGACAGTAAGATGACCAGGATCCTGCAGGACTCCCTGGGAGGGAACTGTCGGACCACCATGGTCATCTGCTGCTCACCCTCCTCTTTCAATGACGCGGAGACCAGGACCACGCTGCAGTTTGGacagag GGCGAAGACCGTCAAGAACACGGTGTGTCTGAATGTGGAGCTGACCGCCGAGCAGTGGAAGAGCaagtgggagaaagagaaggagaagaacaagacGCTGAAGAACACCGTCACCTGGCTGGAGACCGAGCTCAACCGCTGGAGGAGCG gagAGAGTGTGCCAGCTGAGGAACAGTTTGATAAGGAGAAGGCCAAAGCGGAGGTCCAGGCCCTGGACACTGCGCTCAACAATGATAAGACACAACCCCAGCCTGCCCTCAGCACCCTCCCCGGAGCCAAACTCACcgatgcagagaaacagaagtgTGAGGCTGAGATGGCCAAGCTCTACAAAGAGCTGGACGACAAG GACGATGAGATCAACCAGCAGTCTCAgttggtggaggagctgaaacaACAGATGTTGGACCAGGAGGAG CTCTTATCCTCCTCCCGCCGCGATCACGACACCCTGCAAACAGAACTAAACCGGCTGCTAGCGGAGAACGAAGCATCtaaggaggaggtgaaggaggtgcTGCAGGCCCTGGAGGAACTGGCCGTCAACTACGACCAGAAGAGTCAGGAGGTTGAGGACAAAGCAAAAGAGTTTGAGGCTCTCAGTGAGGAGCTGAATGAGAAATCG AGCTCCTTGGCATCCATTGACTCTGAACTCCAGAAGCTGAAGGAGATGACCAACCACCAGAAGAAGAGGGTCACTGAGATGATGTCATCATTGCTGAAAGACCTGGCGGAGATAGGCATTGCCGTGGGAAGCAACGACATTAAG CAACAAGAGAGCAGCGGTCTCATTGATGAGGAGTTCACCGTGGCCCGTCTCTACATCAGCAAGATGAAGTCAGAGGTGAAGACGATGGTGAAGCGCAGCAAACAGCTGGAGAGCACCCAGGCCGAGCGCTCCcagaagatggaggagatggaggtggagctgaCTGCCTGCCAGCTCCGCATCTCCCAG taTGAAGCTAAGATCAAGTCCCTGACAGACTCCCTCCAGAATgtggagcagaagaaaagacagctgGAGGAAAATGTGGACTCTCTCAACGAGGAAATAGTCAGGATCAATGCCCAAG GCAAAGTCAACACCATGGAGAAGGAGAATGAGGTCCAGTCTGCCACTGAAGTCAAG GACGCTGTGGAGAAGCAGATCCAGTCTCACAGAGGGATCCATCAGAAGCAGATCAGCAGCCTGAGAGACGAGCTGGACACCAAGGAGAAActcatcacagagctgcagga TCTGAACCAGAAGATCatgctggagcaggagaggctgAGGGCGGAGCACGAGAAGCTCAAGGCTGCCGACCAGGAGAAAAGCCGCCAGCTGCAGGAGCTCAC GGTGCAGCAGGACAGGCGGGAGCAGGCCAGACAGGACCTGAAGGGACTGGAGGAGACTGTG GCCCGAGAGCTGCAGACCCTCCACAACCTCAGGAGGCTTTTTGTCCAAGACCTGGCCACGAGACTCAAAAAG AAGGGTCAGGGGGACTCAGAGGACAATGAAGGCAGCACcgcacagaaacagaagatcTGCTTCCTGGAGAACAACCTCACGGAGCTCTCCAAAGTGCACAAGCAg CTGCTACGGGACAACGCCGACCTTCGCGGGGAGATTCCTAAAATGGAGAAGCGCCTGCGGGCCACTGCTGAGCGGGTCAAAGCCCTGGAGACCGCTCTGAAGGAGGCCAAAGAGAACGCAGCTCGTGACCGTAACCGCTACGAGCAAGAGATGGAGCGCATTAAGGATGCTGTTAAGCCCAAAAACATGGGCAGGAGAGCCTCTGCACAGATAG CCAAGCCCATCAGACCGGGCCAGCTGCCGGGAGCCTCTCCTATGAACTCCCACAGGTCCAACCTCATCCAGAACAACCAGCCTATGAGCATCAAGGGAGGAGGCAACAGCAG CTCCTGA